The window TTACATCCGGCTTTCGCCAATTTTTTCAGGGTAGCATCCCACACAGGCTGGTCACACTGCATCCTCAACTTTGACCCAAAAGGATACCCCTTCGGGTATTCCGGATTTTTCCAATCCGTCCACATGTTAAAACTAAGGTGTATTAGATACGACCAAATCATGGCAAGTCCTTTCTATCTTTCCCTGGCCAGCGTTCCAAACTACCAAATCCATAGGGTAACCGATCCGTAGCGTTACCGATCTCCGGCAACGGTTCCGTACGCCCGGTTTGGTACCAAAACGCTGTACTGCTCCAGTCCCCTACACGATCATTCGCATGACCGTGTTCAACAGTAACTCTTATTGATTTCTCAAAATATACAGGATCTTCTATATGAAACCTATACTGTGAATGCTTCCCTGTGTAATCAGAATTGCCCTTAAAATGATACCCATAATACGGCGTGCTATATGGTTGTTCAAGTTTGTTATAGTTCCACGCACCACAGAAATAATCTTCCATCCCAGTACCGTGCAGGCGCGGAGGCCAGGGTTCACCATCAATAAAGATCATATCATCTCCTTCACCCCACCACCCTGGTGTGTTGGTATCAATATTAACAAAACACCCAACATACTGCCCTTTACCCTTAGCGTCGAGAATAATAAAATTATTTTTCCCGGTATTATTCAGTATTTGCACAACCCCTGAAGCATTTGGCCCTGACGGCGCATCGGCTTGCAGTAAAAGCCTGCGTTGCCAGTTCGCGTGGAACCTCCCATACCCGTCTTTAGGTTTATCCCACTGGTGGTAGTCGATATAAAAGTATAGGATTGTATCCTTATCCCCATCGTTGGTAACTGTGATAACCGCCTTTTTTTCAAACGGCATAGCAAACCACGCGTTCATCCCGAGATATGACGACTGAATTGGTAATGACTGAAAATATACAGCTTTTGCGTGACCTAACCCAAAAAAATCACCTAACGGGCATTGTACTGACGGCGAACTTTCTTCATCCCAGTACATTCTTAACGCCAGTTTCCGCAGATTATTATCAGTATCACTGGTGGTCATCCATATATGCCGTATACACCCTGCCCCGCTGATCTCAGCGATAGTTAAAGTTTTGCCTGCGGGTATCACCCAGCGGTCGGAATTCCCGCCGGTATGGTCATACGACGATATACGGCACGATTTAACGCCATCCGACAGTTTTGCAAGGTTTAACAATGACGTTTTCGCGAACTTCATATATTATCACCTCCTGCGGTATACTACTGAACCACAAAAATACAGTACAACTAAAACTCTACATAGTGCCCTAGACAGAACATAAATATGATTGCCAGTATGTGCAATACCCACCACCCGGGTTTGAATAACATAAAATATTTCATTATAAATACGCCCCCTATTTCCACAATATTCTACCTAAAACATATGCCAGTGACATTAGCGCAAGGTGTATCACCCACCAACCCATATTAAGAAACCTCAGCGTATTAACCTTCCTTGGCTGGTCCATACTCGAAGCTGATAATGTAAGGTCATATACTGCTTTACCAACAGCAAACTTACCAAGCAGAATAACAATATCCGCTAATGTCGATCCTACCAATATATCATACAACCCTATCGGCGGAACAAACCGTACGGCCGAAAAATGCGCCATCGTGATAATACCTATAATAACTGTCATTCCGTTGATAATATACGCGTATGGCACAGTTTTTACGTACCAAAACATTAATGGTAATACAACCGTCGATAGTACTCCACAGATTGCCGGTATAAAGTTTTCTATATCCTTAGAAACCGGATGAATTCTCATATGCAGCAACAACCCGCCTAAAGAGAGAAAGAAATATGCGGTAATTAACGTACACCTAATATAATCACTTTTTTTCATCATAAAAATAATTGTTTACTCCGCGTTTTTAACTACGAGTTCACCGAATACCACGTTCGCATCAATCTCTAACGCCGGCGCGTTTTCCTTATAGGCTTTTGATTTATAAGTATAACTCCCGAATGAGATAATATTACCATCCGGCGCTCTCCCTGACCCAAACGCAGAATCTATTTTTACCACTGCCGGTACTGCGGGATTAAGTATTATAGTCCCCTGCCCGAACACTGTTGCGATTTCAAGCTCCCTATTCTTATCAGTCACTGTAAGAGTTGAGAGATCAAACTTACCCTGGCCAAACACTACACTGTATTCTTTACTAATATTCGTATCGTTCACCACAACATTTGTTTCACCAAACACTGTACTATTACCTCTTCTGCAGCAATTCCAGTCCCATCCAATAAGTAACCGTATACCAAAATAAATAAGTATCAGCGCAAGTACGATTCTCATTACAGGAAAATTTATACCAAACGCTTTTAGTACAATCGATATACCCAACAAAACTAATAACAAACCTACAACAGTACCGCAAGAAAACAATTCCATCTTCATCTACTCCCTCCTTAATATTAATCCTCGACTCTTCTTCTATTACCTATTTATTATATAAAACACGTAATACAGTACTACTGTTTTTTTATAACAAACCTGCATATAAAAATACTTAGTTCAAACAACAAATATGCCAGTGTGCCAAGTATTAACTGGGAGAACACATCCGGCCCCGGGGTAAGGAATGCTGATACCACAAATATTCCTACGATAACATACGGCCTTGCATACCCCAGCTGAACAGTTTTTACAACACCTGATATTAGAAGCATGAACACAACCAACGGTATCTGAAACATAACCCCAAAAGATAATAAAACAAAAAATGCAAATGATACATATGCATCTGCAGAAATATACGGTGTCATATACTGCCCGCCCAGAGAAAGCAGCACGCTCAACCCTTTCGGCAACACATATCTTATTCCCAGAAATACGCCTAAGACAAACAGCAAGTATGACCACGGGAGGATTAACAACATTTTTCTTTCATTTTTGTAAAGCGCGGGAGTAACAAATTTCCAGATTTGATAAATCCACACAGGCATCGCAACTCCTGCTCCTACATAACACGCGATTTTCAGACGTACAACAAACGCTTCCGCAGGATAAATAAATATTAGATTAGTATTGAATAATGACAACAGGTGTTTCAGTATGATATCAATGTTGAGATATGCTACCACTATTACCAGAATAAAAAAAATGAGTGAAACTATCAACCGTCCGCGTAACTCTTCAAGATGCCCGACAAGATCATCATTCACAACAGGTTATATTTTCCCGTTCTTACTCTCATCATCCCCGTCACTACTATTTTTCATCCCATCCTTGAACGACTTAACTGCCTGCCCGATCGCGCGTCCAATCTCAGGCAACTTCTTCGCTCCGAAGACCAGCAACACGATCACAAGTATGACAACAAGCTCGCCAATCCCAATATTAGGCATATTTATTTATCTAAACCTTTTTCCGGGTATACTTTTTGTAGTCCGCATTCGGGAAAATATTATCTTTCCATTCAAGGTCTTCCAGGAATTTAGTATTAATACGATCATTCTTCAAATTATAATACAGTTCATTAAACCTAACAAGATGATCGGTGATACGCTTATTAGCA is drawn from Elusimicrobiota bacterium and contains these coding sequences:
- a CDS encoding glycoside hydrolase family 172 protein, producing MKFAKTSLLNLAKLSDGVKSCRISSYDHTGGNSDRWVIPAGKTLTIAEISGAGCIRHIWMTTSDTDNNLRKLALRMYWDEESSPSVQCPLGDFFGLGHAKAVYFQSLPIQSSYLGMNAWFAMPFEKKAVITVTNDGDKDTILYFYIDYHQWDKPKDGYGRFHANWQRRLLLQADAPSGPNASGVVQILNNTGKNNFIILDAKGKGQYVGCFVNIDTNTPGWWGEGDDMIFIDGEPWPPRLHGTGMEDYFCGAWNYNKLEQPYSTPYYGYHFKGNSDYTGKHSQYRFHIEDPVYFEKSIRVTVEHGHANDRVGDWSSTAFWYQTGRTEPLPEIGNATDRLPYGFGSLERWPGKDRKDLP
- a CDS encoding LiaF domain-containing protein, producing the protein MKMELFSCGTVVGLLLVLLGISIVLKAFGINFPVMRIVLALILIYFGIRLLIGWDWNCCRRGNSTVFGETNVVVNDTNISKEYSVVFGQGKFDLSTLTVTDKNRELEIATVFGQGTIILNPAVPAVVKIDSAFGSGRAPDGNIISFGSYTYKSKAYKENAPALEIDANVVFGELVVKNAE
- the tatC gene encoding twin-arginine translocase subunit TatC, which gives rise to MNDDLVGHLEELRGRLIVSLIFFILVIVVAYLNIDIILKHLLSLFNTNLIFIYPAEAFVVRLKIACYVGAGVAMPVWIYQIWKFVTPALYKNERKMLLILPWSYLLFVLGVFLGIRYVLPKGLSVLLSLGGQYMTPYISADAYVSFAFFVLLSFGVMFQIPLVVFMLLISGVVKTVQLGYARPYVIVGIFVVSAFLTPGPDVFSQLILGTLAYLLFELSIFICRFVIKKQ
- the tatA gene encoding twin-arginine translocase TatA/TatE family subunit, with amino-acid sequence MPNIGIGELVVILVIVLLVFGAKKLPEIGRAIGQAVKSFKDGMKNSSDGDDESKNGKI